In Elephas maximus indicus isolate mEleMax1 chromosome 4, mEleMax1 primary haplotype, whole genome shotgun sequence, a genomic segment contains:
- the CDC42EP1 gene encoding cdc42 effector protein 1 — translation MPGPQGARGAPAMSLGKLSPVGWVPSSQGKRRLTADMISPPLGDFRHTMHVGRGGDVFGDTSFLSNHGGSSGGTHRSPRGFLAKKLQLVRRVGAPPRRMASPPAPSPTPPAISPIIKNAISLPQLNQATYDTLVVGKLGFDNSPAISTDGNSSYGLDSGFCTISRLPRPEKPRDRDHDSSSPPEPELRRSDSLLSFRLDLDLGPSLLSELLGVMSLSEAPVAETSAPVPITNPQAPVPATNPPPHGHCPNGVTAGSGPRTEARPSPSQEDPCAPGHVASGRSWGAGLGSSRHYTKMDAQQEMAEKLPPARASWESLDEEWGASQAGGRAPVPSTVQANAFVFADAEEDDEVKV, via the exons ATGCCAGGTCCCCAGGGGGCCAGAGGAGCCCCCGCCATGAGCCTCGGCAAGCTCTCACCTGTGGGCTGGGTGCCCAGCTCGCAGGGGAAGAGGAGGCTGACAGCAGACATGATCAGCCCCCCGCTTGGGGACTTCCGCCACACCATGCACGTGGGCCGCGGCGGGGACGTCTTCGGCGACACCTCCTTCCTCAGCAACCATGGAGGCAGCTCTGGGGGCACCCACCGCTCACCCCGCGGCTTCCTGGCCAAGAAGCTGCAGCTGGTGCGGAGGGTGGGGGCGCCACCCCGGAGGATGGCCTCCCCGCCGGCGCCCTCACCCACCCCGCCCGCCATCTCCCCCATCATCAAGAACGCCATCTCCCTGCCCCAGCTTAACCAGGCCACCTACGACACCCTCGTGGTGGGCAAGCTCGGCTTTGACAACAGCCCTGCCATCTCCACAGACGGCAACTCCAGTTACG GCCTGGACTCCGGGTTCTGCACCATCTCCCGCCTGCCCCGCCCAGAAAAGCCCCGTGACCGAGACCACGATAGCTCTTCCCCCCCGGAGCCTGAACTCCGCCGTTCTGACTCTCTCCTGTCCTTCCGCCTTGACCTTGACCTTGGGCCCTCCCTCCTCAGCGAGCTGCTGGGGGTCATGAGCCTCTCAGAAGCCCCTGTGGCGGAGACCTCAGCCCCAGTGCCCATCACAAACCCCCAAGCCCCAGTCCCTGCCACAAACCCCCCACCCCATGGACACTGCCCCAACGGGGTAACCGCTGGGTCAGGCCCAAGGACTGAGGCAAGGCCCAGTCCATCTCAAGAAGATCCCTGTGCACCTGGTCACGTGGCCTCCGGCAGGAGCTGGGGAGCAGGTTTGGGGAGCAGCCGCCACTACACCAAGATGGATGCCCAGCAAGAGATGGCAGAGAAGCTGCCCCCAGCACGGGCCTCCTGGGAAAGCCTGGACGAAGAGTGGGGGGCCTCCCAGGCTGGCGGCAGGgccccagtgcccagcacagtccAGGCGAATGCCTTTGTGTTTGCTGACGCTGAAGAAGACGATGAGGTCAAGGTGTGA